TTTGGTAGCAAAAGAGGACATGGTTAATGATATTAGGGAGGTTTATAGGGAAATTTATAAATAAATTTTCCGGTTGCTGGTTGCTGGTTGTTGGTTGTTTGTTGTTGGAAAGATCAAAAACAAAGTCTCTAAAACACCCCGTCAGTTTCACTGACACCCCTCTAATAGTCATTTTAGAGGGGAATTTAACCTCTAAACACCCCGTCAGTTTCACTGACACCCCTCTAATAGTCATTTTAGAGGGGAATTTAACCACTAAACTCCCCTGTAGTAGAAATCACAGATTTCTGTTGGATGATGGAAGAAGTTAATTATGATTTTTATAAAATATTAATCAAAGTATTGTATAATAGACATAGGAGGGATTGATATGCCAACAAAAACAGATAATTCTTTGTTTAATAGAATTGAATATATTAAAAACACTATGGAGATAGAAGGTTATAAGATGGATAAAAAAGATTTAGAATTTTTTAAAGAGATAGAAGATAATAAATACTCTAAAAAACAAATTATACAAAAAATATTGAAGGCTCATAATATTTAGATGAAAGATTATGATTTAAAGGATAATTACTATTGTTATAATGGTTCTATTGTTTTAAAAAATAAATTTGATATTAAAGATAAAAAATTATTAGATTCAGTGGAAAAGGATATCACTGGATCTATTCTTTTATTGTTGCAGTCAAAAAACTTTCATAAAAAAGAAAAGTATTTGATTGAGTATGAATATGATGAATTCATAGAAAAATTAAGTTATTTTATTACAGAATTAAATATTATTCATCCTTTTAGAGAAGGAAATGGTAGAGTTATTAGAGAGTATTTTAGAATCCTTCTGGAAAGGAAGAATTTGTTTGTAGATTATAGTGATAAAGAAAAATATCTAGAGGCTATGATAGAGTCTCCCTATAACATGAACAAGTTGAAACAATTTTTGAATAACAATTTAAAAAAATATTGAACAGTAGAAATCACAGATTTCTGTTGGATGATGGATGTTGGAGGATCGAGGTTGGAGGATAGCGAAAATTTGTTTTGCAAATTTTCGGTTGTTGGTTGATTGTTGTTTGTTGTTGGAAAGATCAAAAACAAAGTCTTTAAAAAACAAAAAACTAAACTACCAAAATGCTAAAACGCTATTTTATTTCTTTTTAGGTTGGCATCTTTTTTTGATGTATAATGATATAAAAATGCATTAAACAGGTGATTTTATGAAAGGAAGAAAATATATAATAATAGCGTTGGTATTTTTAATAGTTTGGGTGGGGGTTATTCTGTTTTTTGGGACAAGAAGGCCAGTGGAATCTTCAAACCAATCTTATTTTGTATATAATGCTATTAAATCAATAGATAATGTTTTTGATTTTTCAGATACGAAATGGTTTAGAGAGATAGAAGTATTTTTGAAGAAACTATGGCTTAGAGATCAATACGCTGATTCTATAGCACTGATTAGAAAGAGCGCGCATTTTGGGATATATTTTATACTTGGTGGTTTTTCTTGGTTATTTGGGTTTTTGTATTCAAAGAGATTTTTGATAGGAGCTCTGCTTGGAGTTTCTTTACCAGCCCTTATAGCTTCTATAGATGAATATTCACAAGAGTTTGTTGGAAGAGGGTCTGCATTGAACGATGTTATTATTGATATTTCTGGAGCTTTTTTTGCTAATTTAATTATTATGGTTGTTTATATTGTTTATAAGATTTGGAAGAAAAGGGGAGAAATCATGAAATGATTTCTGATGAATGTTCGCTTCGCTCACGAGGAATGCAGCGAAGCTGCGAGTTGGCGTTTTGGCTGATTGGAATTTTGGATAAGATCTTTAAAATCAAGGATAAAATCTCTAAAAAACAAAGACAAAAAGGCCTAAACTCCTCCCCTGTTTCACAGGTGCTCCTCTAACACATTTAGAGGAGAATTAAAATCTAAAACTCCCCGCAAAGAGCAGCACCCTTCTAATTTCTCATTTCAGAGGGGAATTTAACCACTATAGTAGAAATCATAAATGATTTCTGTTGGAGGATCGAGGTTGGAATTGGAAGAGTGAAAAGTAGCAGTTTGGCAGATTAGCATTTTAGCATATTTGAAAAACTAAACTACCAAAATGCCAATACGCTATTTTTTGTATTTTATGTCTTCCAAAAGATATATCATATCTTTTATTTGCTTTGGATCTATTTTTTCTCCTAATAACGCTATTACTGCTAAACCAAAGAAACTACCGAAGAAACCAGTGAAAAATCCAGCCCATTTTGAACGGTTTCTTTTATCTGCCATTAACCACCCAACAATTCCAACGATTATGTTCAAAACTATAACAATGATAAAACCAAGTGTACCTGAAAATGAAATATAATTTTCTATAGACATTTTTATCCCCCTTTGTAATTTAGTAGATCAACAACTATTATATAATAAAATCATGTTAATTAATCAATCAGTTGATTAGTTTATTATAGAAATAAGGCAGCTTTCGCTGCCTTATTTTTGGAGATTTTCTATTATTGTGTAGATCATTCCGCCAGATAGGGTTAGTTTTATTATCCAATCCAGGATTTTTTGTTTTGTAACCTGTGATTCTCGTTTTCTTATTTCAAGAGTGTCTAATAGTCTTGATATTAGTTCTTCTTTGAAACCGTTGGAAAATTTG
This genomic window from Geotoga petraea contains:
- a CDS encoding Fic family protein, yielding MKDYDLKDNYYCYNGSIVLKNKFDIKDKKLLDSVEKDITGSILLLLQSKNFHKKEKYLIEYEYDEFIEKLSYFITELNIIHPFREGNGRVIREYFRILLERKNLFVDYSDKEKYLEAMIESPYNMNKLKQFLNNNLKKY
- a CDS encoding VanZ family protein — protein: MKGRKYIIIALVFLIVWVGVILFFGTRRPVESSNQSYFVYNAIKSIDNVFDFSDTKWFREIEVFLKKLWLRDQYADSIALIRKSAHFGIYFILGGFSWLFGFLYSKRFLIGALLGVSLPALIASIDEYSQEFVGRGSALNDVIIDISGAFFANLIIMVVYIVYKIWKKRGEIMK